Proteins co-encoded in one Streptococcus pyogenes genomic window:
- a CDS encoding LysR family transcriptional regulator gives MRIQQLHYIIKIVECGSMNEAAKQLFITQPSLSNAVKDLEMEMGITIFNRNPKGITLTKDGVEFLSYARQIIEQTSLLEDRYKNHNTGRELFSVSSQHYAFVVNAFVSLLKRTDMTRYELFLRETRTWEIIDDVKNFRSEIGVLFINDYNRDVLTKLFDDNHLTASPLFKAQPHIFVSKSNPLATKSLLSMDDLRDFPYLSYDQGIHNSFYFSEEMMSQMPHNKSIVVSDRATLFNLMIGLDGYTVASGILNSNLNGDQIVAIPLDVPDEIDIVFIKHEKANLSKMGERFIEYLLEEVTFD, from the coding sequence ATGAGAATTCAACAACTGCATTATATTATCAAAATTGTTGAGTGCGGCTCTATGAATGAAGCTGCTAAGCAATTATTTATCACACAACCAAGTCTATCCAATGCGGTCAAGGATTTGGAAATGGAGATGGGCATTACCATTTTCAACCGAAATCCTAAAGGGATCACCTTGACAAAAGATGGGGTGGAATTTTTATCTTATGCTCGCCAAATTATAGAGCAAACATCACTGTTAGAAGACCGCTATAAAAACCACAATACTGGCCGAGAGCTCTTTAGCGTTTCATCTCAACATTATGCCTTCGTAGTCAATGCATTTGTCTCACTCCTCAAGCGGACCGACATGACTCGGTATGAACTCTTTTTGCGCGAGACAAGAACTTGGGAAATCATTGATGATGTCAAAAACTTTCGATCTGAAATTGGTGTTCTCTTTATCAACGACTATAACCGAGATGTCTTGACCAAATTATTTGATGACAATCATTTGACCGCCTCTCCATTATTTAAGGCACAGCCTCATATTTTTGTCAGCAAATCAAATCCTCTAGCAACTAAAAGCCTATTAAGCATGGACGACTTGAGAGATTTTCCTTACCTGAGCTATGACCAAGGGATTCACAACTCCTTTTATTTTTCAGAAGAGATGATGTCCCAGATGCCCCACAACAAATCAATTGTGGTCAGTGACCGTGCCACCCTCTTTAACTTAATGATTGGTTTAGATGGCTACACCGTTGCCAGTGGTATTCTAAATAGCAATCTAAATGGTGACCAGATTGTGGCTATCCCGCTAGATGTCCCTGACGAAATTGACATTGTTTTTATCAAGCATGAAAAAGCCAACTTGTCCAAAATGGGGGAACGTTTTATCGAATACCTTCTCGAAGAAGTAACCTTTGATTAA
- the pyrF gene encoding orotidine-5'-phosphate decarboxylase, with translation MKEERPIIALDFSSFEETKAFLDLFPAEEKLYVKIGMELYYAQGPDIVRYIKSLGHNVFLDLKLHDIPNTVRAAMAVLKELDIDMATVHAAGGVEMLKAAREGLGQGPTLIAVTQLTSTSEDQMRGDQNIQTSLLESVLHYSKGAAKAQLDGAVCSAQEVEAIKAVTPTGFTCLTPGIRPKGSNIGDQKRVMTPNQARRIGSDYIVVGRPITQAKDPVAAYQAIKAEWAG, from the coding sequence ATGAAAGAAGAACGCCCAATTATTGCTTTAGACTTTTCATCATTTGAGGAGACTAAAGCATTTTTAGACTTATTTCCAGCAGAAGAAAAACTATACGTGAAAATTGGTATGGAATTATATTATGCGCAAGGACCAGATATTGTTCGGTATATCAAATCGTTAGGGCATAATGTATTTTTGGATTTAAAATTACATGATATTCCAAATACTGTTCGTGCTGCTATGGCAGTTCTTAAAGAATTAGATATTGATATGGCAACTGTTCATGCAGCTGGTGGTGTAGAGATGCTAAAAGCAGCTCGAGAAGGACTAGGTCAAGGCCCTACCTTAATTGCGGTAACGCAGCTAACTTCAACCAGTGAAGACCAAATGCGTGGTGATCAAAATATTCAAACGAGTCTTTTAGAGTCTGTTTTGCATTACAGCAAGGGGGCAGCTAAAGCTCAGCTAGATGGGGCGGTTTGTTCGGCACAAGAAGTAGAAGCTATCAAGGCGGTGACGCCTACGGGATTTACTTGCTTAACTCCTGGCATTCGTCCTAAAGGCAGTAATATTGGCGATCAAAAACGAGTGATGACTCCAAACCAAGCAAGACGCATTGGAAGTGATTATATTGTGGTAGGGCGACCAATTACCCAGGCAAAAGACCCAGTGGCTGCTTACCAAGCCATAAAAGCTGAGTGGGCAGGCTAA